One genomic region from Paraburkholderia azotifigens encodes:
- the hemH gene encoding ferrochelatase, translating into MRFDLERPLQSATAHRVAVLLINLGTPDAPTPRAVRRYLAQFLSDPRVVEIPAFVWQIILRLFILPFRGVASAKKYASVWMPEGSPLRVHTQKQVEGLRHLLHLNDYTVIVDYAMRYGTPDIPAMLNQLKLAGAERILLMPMYPQYSSSTTATAFDDAFAALKRMRNQPEIRTVRQYADHPAYIAALAAQVNHYWHTHGRPDFAAGDKLVLSFHGVPKRTLDLGDPYHDQCQQTASLLMHALGLTSVECRVTFQSRFGKAEWLQPYTAPTLKELGAAGVHRADVFCPGFTADCLETIEEIGMEVRDEFVHAGGKVFHAIPCLNAAPAWIAALGEIVAQHLQGWPVQAVAPQSASVA; encoded by the coding sequence ATGCGCTTCGACCTCGAGCGGCCCTTGCAATCTGCTACGGCACATCGCGTCGCCGTGTTGCTAATCAATCTCGGCACGCCCGATGCGCCGACGCCTCGCGCCGTGCGGCGCTATCTCGCGCAGTTCCTGTCCGATCCGCGCGTGGTCGAGATTCCGGCGTTCGTGTGGCAAATCATCCTGCGTCTGTTCATCCTGCCTTTTCGCGGCGTGGCTTCGGCGAAAAAGTATGCGTCGGTGTGGATGCCCGAAGGCTCGCCGCTGCGCGTGCATACGCAAAAGCAGGTGGAAGGGCTGCGGCATCTGCTGCATCTGAACGACTACACGGTGATCGTCGACTACGCGATGCGCTACGGCACGCCCGACATTCCCGCCATGCTGAACCAGCTGAAGCTGGCAGGCGCCGAGCGCATCCTGCTGATGCCGATGTACCCGCAGTATTCGTCGTCGACGACGGCCACCGCTTTCGACGACGCCTTTGCCGCGCTCAAGCGGATGCGCAATCAGCCGGAAATCCGCACGGTGCGGCAGTATGCGGATCACCCCGCGTATATCGCGGCGCTCGCGGCGCAGGTGAATCACTACTGGCATACGCACGGCCGTCCTGATTTCGCGGCAGGCGACAAGCTCGTGCTGAGCTTTCACGGTGTGCCGAAGCGCACGCTCGACCTCGGCGATCCGTATCACGATCAATGTCAGCAGACGGCGTCGCTGTTGATGCATGCGCTAGGACTGACGTCCGTCGAATGCCGCGTGACGTTCCAGTCGCGGTTCGGCAAGGCCGAATGGCTCCAGCCTTATACGGCGCCGACCTTGAAGGAACTTGGCGCAGCGGGCGTGCATCGCGCGGACGTGTTCTGCCCGGGCTTCACGGCGGATTGCCTGGAGACGATCGAGGAAATCGGCATGGAAGTGCGCGACGAGTTCGTTCACGCCGGCGGGAAAGTTTTTCACGCCATTCCCTGCCTGAACGCGGCGCCCGCGTGGATCGCGGCGCTCGGCGAGATCGTCGCGCAGCATCTGCAGGGCTGGCCGGTTCAGGCAGTTGCGCCGCAAAGCGCGTCGGTGGCTTGA
- the grpE gene encoding nucleotide exchange factor GrpE, giving the protein MENTQENPTSQNPTPADEAARQAAEAASGEPQGQAQQPAAAGEAQPSGAEAALAEAQAKVAELQESFLRAKAETENVRRRGQEDVAKAHKFAIESFAEHLLPVVDSLEAAVTHSSDDLAKVREGVELTLRQLTGALEKGKVLALNPVGEKFDPHRHQAISMVPAEQEPNTVVAVLQKGYVIADRVLRPALVTVAAPK; this is encoded by the coding sequence ATGGAAAACACGCAAGAGAATCCGACGAGCCAGAACCCCACGCCCGCCGACGAAGCCGCGCGCCAGGCCGCGGAGGCCGCATCGGGCGAGCCGCAGGGTCAGGCGCAGCAGCCGGCCGCGGCCGGCGAAGCCCAGCCGTCAGGCGCCGAAGCCGCATTGGCCGAAGCTCAGGCCAAGGTGGCCGAACTGCAGGAGAGCTTCCTGCGCGCGAAGGCTGAGACGGAAAACGTCCGCCGCCGCGGCCAGGAAGACGTCGCGAAGGCGCACAAATTCGCGATCGAAAGTTTTGCCGAGCATCTGCTGCCCGTCGTCGACAGCCTCGAGGCCGCCGTCACGCACTCCTCCGACGATCTCGCCAAGGTTCGCGAAGGCGTCGAACTCACGCTGCGTCAGCTGACGGGCGCGCTGGAGAAGGGCAAGGTGCTCGCACTCAACCCGGTCGGCGAAAAGTTCGACCCGCACCGCCATCAGGCCATTTCGATGGTCCCCGCGGAGCAGGAGCCGAACACGGTTGTCGCCGTGCTGCAAAAGGGCTACGTGATCGCCGACCGCGTGCTGCGTCCGGCGCTCGTTACCGTCGCGGCGCCGAAGTAA
- a CDS encoding thioredoxin family protein, which yields MAGIPVDSTALAAFDVQELTADTFDAGIQSARDDLAVAFFWGLDCFNCEIAKKAMLAQPDSIRALGLRWFHSNVYEHRDLGRRFMLHGVPTWFFFHRGKRLGRVTGWHGLAQFEAAVAAAREKIRAAGSGGPAQRRPDRDCLPQRRSAREAAVQATAKPIEKI from the coding sequence ATGGCCGGCATCCCCGTCGACAGTACCGCGTTGGCGGCCTTCGACGTGCAGGAACTCACCGCCGATACCTTCGACGCCGGCATCCAGTCGGCGCGCGACGACCTGGCGGTGGCGTTTTTCTGGGGGCTCGACTGCTTCAACTGCGAAATCGCGAAGAAGGCGATGCTCGCGCAGCCGGATTCGATCCGTGCGCTCGGCTTGCGCTGGTTTCACAGTAACGTCTATGAACATCGCGATCTCGGCCGGCGCTTCATGCTGCACGGCGTGCCGACGTGGTTCTTTTTCCACCGGGGCAAGCGTCTCGGGCGGGTGACGGGCTGGCATGGCCTGGCGCAATTCGAGGCAGCCGTTGCCGCGGCTCGTGAGAAAATCCGCGCGGCCGGCTCAGGTGGCCCGGCTCAGCGGCGGCCGGATCGGGATTGTCTGCCTCAGCGGCGGTCGGCTCGGGAAGCGGCAGTTCAGGCGACGGCAAAACCGATTGAAAAAATTTAA
- the dnaK gene encoding molecular chaperone DnaK: MGKIIGIDLGTTNSCVALMEGNQVKVIENSEGARTTPSIIAYMDDNEVLVGAPAKRQSVTNPKNTLYAVKRLIGRRFEEKEVQKDIGLMPYKIVKHDNGDAWVEAHGNKLAPSQVSAEVLRKMKKTAEDYLGEPVTEAVITVPAYFNDSQRQATKDAGRIAGLEVKRIINEPTAAALAFGLDKAEKGDRKIAVFDLGGGTFDISIIEIADVDGEMQFEVLSTNGDTFLGGEDFDQRIIDYIIGEFKKEQGVDLSKDVLALQRLKEAAEKAKIELSSGQQTEINLPYITADASGPKHLNLKITRAKLEALVEDLIERTIEPCRVAIKDAGVKVGEIDDVILVGGQTRMPKVQEKVKEFFGKDPRRDVNPDEAVAVGAAIQGQVLSGDRKDVLLLDVTPLSLGIETLGGVMTKMINKNTTIPTKHAQVYSTADDNQGAVTIKVFQGEREMAAGNKLLGEFNLEGIPPAPRGVPQIEVSFDIDANGILHVGAKDKATGKENRITIKANSGLSEAEIEKMVKDAEANAEEDHKLRELADARNQGDALVHSTKKALTEYGDKLDAGEKEKIEAALKDLEETLKNGSSDKAAIEAKIETVATASQKLGEKMYADMQAQGAAGAAGAAGAAGAEAAGASQQADDVVDAEFKEVKKD; encoded by the coding sequence ATGGGCAAAATCATCGGCATCGACCTCGGCACCACCAACTCGTGCGTGGCGCTGATGGAAGGCAATCAGGTCAAGGTGATCGAGAACTCGGAAGGTGCTCGCACCACGCCGTCGATCATCGCCTACATGGACGACAACGAAGTTCTCGTCGGCGCGCCCGCGAAGCGTCAGTCGGTCACGAACCCGAAGAACACGCTGTACGCGGTCAAGCGCCTGATCGGCCGCCGCTTCGAAGAAAAGGAAGTGCAGAAGGACATCGGCCTGATGCCGTACAAGATCGTCAAGCACGATAACGGCGACGCATGGGTCGAAGCGCATGGCAACAAGCTCGCGCCGTCGCAGGTGTCGGCGGAAGTGCTGCGCAAGATGAAGAAGACGGCCGAAGACTACCTCGGCGAGCCCGTCACGGAAGCCGTGATCACGGTGCCGGCGTACTTCAACGACAGCCAGCGTCAGGCTACGAAGGACGCAGGCCGTATCGCCGGTCTGGAAGTCAAGCGCATCATCAACGAACCGACGGCAGCTGCCCTCGCGTTCGGTCTGGACAAGGCAGAGAAGGGCGACCGCAAGATCGCGGTGTTCGACCTGGGCGGCGGCACGTTCGACATTTCGATCATCGAAATCGCGGACGTGGACGGTGAAATGCAGTTCGAAGTGCTGTCGACCAACGGCGACACGTTCCTCGGCGGTGAAGACTTCGACCAGCGCATCATCGACTACATCATCGGCGAGTTCAAGAAGGAGCAGGGCGTCGATCTGTCGAAGGACGTGCTCGCGCTGCAACGCCTGAAGGAAGCAGCTGAAAAGGCGAAGATCGAACTGTCGTCGGGCCAGCAGACGGAAATCAACCTGCCGTACATCACGGCTGACGCATCGGGTCCGAAGCACCTGAACCTGAAGATCACGCGTGCCAAGCTGGAAGCGCTGGTCGAAGACCTGATCGAGCGCACTATCGAGCCGTGCCGCGTCGCGATCAAGGATGCAGGCGTGAAGGTCGGCGAAATCGACGACGTGATTCTCGTCGGCGGCCAGACGCGTATGCCGAAGGTGCAGGAAAAGGTGAAGGAGTTCTTCGGCAAGGATCCGCGCCGTGACGTGAACCCGGACGAAGCCGTTGCAGTCGGCGCGGCCATTCAGGGCCAGGTGCTGTCGGGCGACCGCAAGGACGTGTTGCTGCTGGACGTGACGCCGCTGTCGCTGGGCATCGAAACGCTTGGCGGCGTGATGACGAAGATGATCAACAAGAACACCACGATCCCGACGAAGCACGCTCAGGTGTATTCGACGGCGGACGACAACCAGGGCGCCGTGACGATCAAGGTGTTCCAGGGCGAGCGCGAAATGGCGGCCGGCAACAAGCTGCTGGGCGAGTTCAACCTGGAAGGCATTCCGCCCGCACCGCGCGGCGTGCCGCAGATCGAAGTGAGCTTCGACATCGACGCGAACGGCATTCTGCACGTCGGCGCGAAGGACAAGGCGACGGGCAAGGAAAACCGCATCACGATCAAGGCGAACTCGGGTCTGTCGGAAGCCGAAATCGAGAAGATGGTGAAGGACGCGGAAGCGAACGCGGAAGAAGATCACAAGCTGCGTGAACTGGCGGATGCCCGCAATCAGGGCGACGCGCTGGTCCACAGCACGAAGAAGGCGCTCACCGAATACGGCGACAAGCTGGACGCGGGCGAGAAGGAAAAGATCGAAGCTGCGTTGAAGGATCTCGAAGAGACGCTGAAGAACGGCTCCAGCGACAAGGCTGCCATCGAAGCGAAGATCGAGACGGTTGCAACGGCGTCGCAGAAGCTCGGCGAGAAAATGTACGCCGACATGCAGGCGCAAGGTGCAGCGGGCGCGGCCGGTGCGGCGGGTGCAGCAGGCGCCGAAGCGGCCGGCGCGAGCCAGCAGGCCGACGACGTCGTCGACGCCGAGTTCAAGGAAGTGAAGAAGGACTAA
- a CDS encoding RNA-binding S4 domain-containing protein, with protein MNYKISTEPGARLRIDKWLWAARFFKTRSLAADAVEKGRVRIGGATVKPAKEVRVGDLVEIDIERIVWQVEVLGVCDVRGPASVAQTLYAETEEGRLKRQQENERRKTYREPAASMHGRPTKRDRRVIDKISSGG; from the coding sequence ATGAACTACAAGATTTCTACCGAACCGGGCGCTCGCTTGCGCATCGACAAGTGGCTGTGGGCGGCGCGCTTCTTCAAGACGCGTTCGCTGGCGGCGGATGCCGTCGAAAAGGGGCGGGTGCGGATCGGCGGCGCGACCGTGAAGCCGGCCAAGGAAGTGCGGGTGGGCGATCTCGTCGAGATCGACATCGAGCGGATCGTGTGGCAGGTCGAGGTGCTGGGCGTGTGCGATGTGCGCGGGCCGGCGAGCGTCGCGCAGACGCTCTACGCTGAAACGGAAGAAGGCAGGCTGAAGCGGCAGCAGGAAAACGAGCGACGCAAGACCTATCGCGAACCGGCCGCCAGCATGCACGGGCGGCCGACCAAACGCGACAGGCGCGTCATCGACAAAATTTCCAGTGGGGGTTGA